The proteins below come from a single Onychomys torridus chromosome 18, mOncTor1.1, whole genome shotgun sequence genomic window:
- the Pxt1 gene encoding peroxisomal testis-specific protein 1 produces MSRNTGHGPLSQPEEDNADQNQPEEIQSVTMQLRQIGDSVHHRMVQEHLPQEAGEALVPFVVPMFVRGQVLLRFFWNNHLL; encoded by the exons ATGTCGAGGAACACAG GTCACGGTCCGCTTTCTCAGCCTGAGGAGGACAACGCTGACCAGAACCAGCCAGAAGAAATCCAGTCAGTGACCATGCAGCTGAGACAAATTGGGGACAGTGTCCATCACAGGATGGTTCAAGAG CATCTTCCACAGGAAGCGGGGGAAGCGCTGGTTCCTTTTGTGGTGCCGATGTTCGTGAGAGGTCAGGTGCTGCTGCGGTTTTTCTGGAACAACCATTTGCTGTGA